A region of Candidatus Auribacterota bacterium DNA encodes the following proteins:
- a CDS encoding alpha/beta hydrolase — MQEPIVFPNHGQNIFGMLHIPESPHAPPFPALVMLHGFTGHKIEPHQLFVKAARRFASEGILTLRFDFRGCGESEGLFEELSIEGEISDTLKAIELIRGGGNVRKDRLGLLGNSLGGAVAASVAGMKEADIRCLILWAAIADPRRVFSAKATPEIVQHFGTRSIHDYHGNALSQRFLDELFAFKPLERVRGYAGPALIAHGDADKSVSPDDALLYEEVLSGRGPVELHMIRGSGHTFAGLAWEKELLDCTAAFLKHRLCV; from the coding sequence ATGCAGGAACCTATAGTATTCCCGAATCATGGCCAGAACATTTTCGGGATGCTCCACATCCCTGAAAGTCCCCACGCGCCGCCATTTCCTGCCCTTGTCATGCTCCACGGCTTCACCGGTCACAAGATCGAGCCTCACCAACTCTTCGTCAAGGCCGCCCGCCGCTTCGCCTCAGAGGGGATCCTGACACTTCGATTTGACTTTCGCGGGTGCGGCGAAAGCGAGGGACTTTTCGAGGAGCTGAGCATAGAGGGTGAAATCAGTGACACCCTAAAAGCGATAGAACTTATCAGGGGCGGGGGGAATGTGAGGAAAGACCGCCTCGGCCTTCTCGGCAATAGCCTCGGGGGAGCGGTCGCCGCGAGCGTTGCGGGGATGAAGGAGGCTGATATCCGCTGCCTCATCCTCTGGGCCGCCATCGCGGACCCTCGGCGCGTCTTCAGTGCGAAAGCAACCCCGGAAATTGTCCAGCACTTCGGCACGCGCTCCATCCACGATTACCACGGCAATGCCCTGAGTCAGAGATTCCTGGATGAGCTTTTCGCATTCAAGCCGCTCGAGCGCGTGCGCGGCTACGCCGGTCCCGCCCTCATCGCGCACGGCGATGCGGATAAAAGCGTCTCACCCGACGACGCCCTGCTCTACGAAGAGGTGCTGTCGGGAAGAGGGCCCGTCGAGCTCCACATGATCCGCGGCTCCGGCCACACCTTTGCCGGCCTCGCCTGGGAAAAGGAATTACTCGACTGCACTGCAGCGTTTCTAAAGCACCGTCTCTGCGTCTGA